In a single window of the Centroberyx gerrardi isolate f3 chromosome 17, fCenGer3.hap1.cur.20231027, whole genome shotgun sequence genome:
- the LOC139909089 gene encoding proton-coupled zinc antiporter SLC30A2-like: protein MKALELSTDSEGHSSTCSEPLLWTYDGVPEGKYSDSATEFGEVASGVDGVWQSDRHCHERDAVSWSDSEGRRLARRKLVIACAVSLVFMIGEVIGGYAAHSLAIMTDAAHLLTDFASIAMSIFSLWVSSRPHTKTMTFGWHRAEILGVLLSVLSIWAVTAVLVFIAVQRIIEDDYEIQSHIMLITSGCAVGANVLMALILHQSGSSHGHSHGFPYSRLQKDEEQRGHGHSHSHSHSHSHSHGNASVKAAFIHVVGDLLQSIGVLLAATIIHFWPEFKIADPICTFLFSVLVLGTTLTVTKDVLRILMEGSPQDLNFNTVRETLLSVSGVKATHNLHMWGLSMSHSLLSVHVAIEEDADTQIVLTKATTLLRSEFGFSSITIQVERYSEEMLDCTQCQDLAD, encoded by the exons ATGAAGGCCCTCGAATTATCAACAGACTCTGAGGGCCATTCCTCAACTTGCTCAGAGCCTCTTCTGTG GACATATGACGGTGTGCCGGAGGGAAAATATTCAGACTCAGCAACAGAGTTTGGTGAAGTGGCGTCCGGTGTTGACGGCGTGTGGCAGTCTGACAGACACTGCCATGAGAGGGACGCGGTGTCGTGGTCCGACAGTGAAGGGAGGCGCTTGGCCAGAAGGAAGCTCGTCATCGCCTGCGCTGTCAGCCTGGTCTTCATGATAGGAGAGGTGATTG GTGGCTACGCTGCACACAGTCTGGCGATAATGACAGATGCAGCTCATCTTCTGACTGATTTCGCCAGCATTGCGATGAGCATCTTCTCCCTGTGGGTCTCATCCAGACCGCACACTAAAACCATGACCTTTGGGTGGCATCGTGCAG AGATTCTGGGTGTGTTGCTGTCCGTTCTGTCTATCTGGGCTGTGACCGCGGTGCTGGTGTTCATCGCCGTACAGAGGATCATTGAGGACGACTACGAGATCCAGAGCCACATCATGCTCATAACCTCGGGCTGCGCTGTGGGTGCCAACGTCCT aaTGGCCCTCATCCTCCACCAGTCCGGCTCCTCGCACGGCCACAGCCACGGGTTTCCCTACAGCCGGCTGCAGAAGGATGAGGAGCAGCGGGGTCACGgccactcccactcccactcccactcccactcccactcccacgGCAACGCCAGCGTGAAGGCGGCCTTCATCCATGTGGTGGGGGACCTGCTGCAGAGCATCGGGGTCCTGCTGGCTGCCACCATCATCCACTTCTGG CCGGAGTTCAAAATAGCAGATCCTATTTGCACCTTCCTGTTCTCCGTCCTTGTTCTTGGGACAACACTCACAGTCACAAAGGATGTGTTGAGAATACTCATGGAGG GCTCGCCTCAGGACCTAAACTTCAACACTGTGAGAGAAACGCTGCTGTCTGTGAGCGGCGTCAAGGCTACGCACAATCTGCACATGTGGGGCCTCAGCATGAGTCACTCTTTGCTCTCTGTCCACGTGGCCATAG AGGAAGATGCCGATACGCAGATTGTCCTCACGAAGGCAACAACGCTGCTCCGGTCTGAGTTCGGCTTCTCCAGCATCACGATCCAAGTGGAGCGTTACTCTGAAGAAATGCTCGACTGCACACAGTGCCAAGACCTGGCAGACTGA
- the dnajc5gb gene encoding dnaJ (Hsp40) homolog, subfamily C, member 5 gamma b isoform X2, whose product MEDPNRPQRKMSTVGDSLYKILGLEKGASAEEIKKAYRKLALKHHPDKNPDNPEAAEKFKEINNANSILSDENKRKIYNEYGSMGLYIAEQFGDESVKYYSLMSKCWFKTLVVCCSIFTCCCCFCCCCFCCGRCKTPEDEADGVYMDPDDLEAQIRSENGEGDNEPIMIQPHATNGSPGPGQ is encoded by the exons ATGGAAGACCCGAACAGACCTCAGCGCAAAATGTCCACAGTGGGGGACAGTTTGTACAAGATCCTCGGCTTGGAGAAGGGAGCATCTGCAGAGGAAATAAAGAAGGCATACAG GAAGCTGGCGTTGAAGCATCACCCCGATAAGAACCCAGACAATCCAGAAGCTGCTGAGAAGTTTAAGGAGATCAACAACGCCAACTCCATCCTCAGCGATGAGAACAAGCGGAAGATCTACAACGAGTACGGATCCATGGGCCTCTACATAGCCGAGCAGTTTGGGGACGAGAGCGTCAAGTACTACTCGCTCATGTCCAAGTGCTGGTTCAAG ACGCTTGTGGTGTGCTGTAGCAttttcacctgctgctgctgtttctgctgctgctgcttctgctgtggGAGGTGCAAGACTCCCGAGGACGAGGCAGACGGCGTCTATATGGATCCTGACGACCTGGAGGCGCAGATCAGATCTGAGAACGGTGAAG GTGACAACGAGCCGATCATGATTCAGCCCCATGCGACCAACGGCAGCCCGGGGCCCGGCCAGTGA
- the dnajc5gb gene encoding dnaJ (Hsp40) homolog, subfamily C, member 5 gamma b isoform X1: MEDPNRPQRKMSTVGDSLYKILGLEKGASAEEIKKAYRKLALKHHPDKNPDNPEAAEKFKEINNANSILSDENKRKIYNEYGSMGLYIAEQFGDESVKYYSLMSKCWFKTLVVCCSIFTCCCCFCCCCFCCGRCKTPEDEADGVYMDPDDLEAQIRSENGEGDDVIVIQPSPSDATDPSGDNEPIMIQPHATNGSPGPGQ; the protein is encoded by the exons ATGGAAGACCCGAACAGACCTCAGCGCAAAATGTCCACAGTGGGGGACAGTTTGTACAAGATCCTCGGCTTGGAGAAGGGAGCATCTGCAGAGGAAATAAAGAAGGCATACAG GAAGCTGGCGTTGAAGCATCACCCCGATAAGAACCCAGACAATCCAGAAGCTGCTGAGAAGTTTAAGGAGATCAACAACGCCAACTCCATCCTCAGCGATGAGAACAAGCGGAAGATCTACAACGAGTACGGATCCATGGGCCTCTACATAGCCGAGCAGTTTGGGGACGAGAGCGTCAAGTACTACTCGCTCATGTCCAAGTGCTGGTTCAAG ACGCTTGTGGTGTGCTGTAGCAttttcacctgctgctgctgtttctgctgctgctgcttctgctgtggGAGGTGCAAGACTCCCGAGGACGAGGCAGACGGCGTCTATATGGATCCTGACGACCTGGAGGCGCAGATCAGATCTGAGAACGGTGAAG GTGACGATGTAATAGTTATTCAGCCGAGCCCTAGTGACGCCACCGACCCTTCAG GTGACAACGAGCCGATCATGATTCAGCCCCATGCGACCAACGGCAGCCCGGGGCCCGGCCAGTGA
- the tp53i3 gene encoding LOW QUALITY PROTEIN: quinone oxidoreductase PIG3 (The sequence of the model RefSeq protein was modified relative to this genomic sequence to represent the inferred CDS: inserted 6 bases in 4 codons; deleted 1 base in 1 codon; substituted 1 base at 1 genomic stop codon), whose amino-acid sequence MMLAVCVDVPGGPENMLLQTVPRPQPKDGEVLIKVHAAADIFQRQGLYPPPPGXVAGRVAAVGPGVRGGWKPGDRVMAFXSVEDDTPVSPQLTLCQAAATPEAWLTAYQLLRLIAQVKDGEAVLVXAEKLKMAERLGASAGFNYKEEDFAERVCDFEGRGANVILDCIGGSAWEKNLSCLATDGRWVLYGTMGGKRLRVEGDLLGRLLSKRGRLLSSLQVRRQEQYRTDLVRDLSQXVLPLFSAQPASLRPLVDSTFSLDRIXEAHQYMQANRNMGKIVINVIPQSHETQ is encoded by the exons ATGATGCTggcagtgtgtgttgatgtaccAGGAGGTCCAGAAAACATGCTACTGCAGACTGTCCCCAGACCTCAACCTAAAGATGGAGAAGTCCTAATTAAAGTTCATGCGGCAGCCGACATATTTCAG AGGCAAGGCCTTTACCCTCCGCCCCCAG AGGTAGCGGGTAGGGTGGCTGCCGTCGGCCCGGGGGTGAGAGGAGGCTGGAAGCCGGGCGACCGGGTCATGGCCT GCTCTGTGGAGGATGATACGCCCGTTTCCCCTCAGCTCACTCTCTGCCAGGCGGCTGCAACCCCAGAGGCTTGGCTCACTGCATATCAGCTGTTGCGTCTCATAG CTCAGGTGAAGGATGGCGAGGCAGTGCTGGT CGCAGAGAAACTGAAGATGGCTGAGAGACTGGGAGCATCCGCCGGGTTTAACTACAAAGAGGAAGACTTTGCAGAGAGAGTTTGTGATTTTGAAG GCAGGGGAGCGAACGTCATCCTTGACTGCATTGGTGGGAGCGCCTGGGAGAAGAATCTGAGCTGCTTAGCCACCGATGGCAGGTGGGTGCTGTACGGCACCATGGGGGGAAAGAGACTA AGAGTGGAGGGAGATCTGCTGGGCAGGCTGCTGTCCAAGCGAGGCCGCCTGCTCAGCAGCCTTCAGGTGAGACGTCAAGAGCAATACAGAA CGGACCTGGTGAGGGATTTGTCACAGTGAGTCTTGCCGCTCTTCTCGGCCCAGCCTGCCTCCCTGAGGCCGCTGGTTGACAGCACATTCAGCCTGGACCGCAT AGAAGCTCATCAGTACATGCAGGCCAACAGAAACATGGGGAAGATTGTCATTAATGTGATCCCACAGAGTCATGAAACTCAGTGA
- the cenpo gene encoding centromere protein O: protein MEGESTKGVLSHLSLLEVQARNRNAKPPQQQNRLKELKATMKALVIQRDQLKANIEAHTCLQKLRTSMDQNTHEEEEEMDDGSENSQLLRLMARHIQLKDLLHAHHLIGGYDIIKTRQGKGVCVSLATAYEGVYLDTYNLEIDLTATLRISRHNIPLFIPLNSLAEQSNMQTDIRAFLDALSQHLNAFAGRKQQLKLVKELHKSVEVMESNALCSILVLMFTVPREKTAVLCTLDYTDHARCLPTRVSIECEDKELPGSPQWKKNVTLLRETPVHKALVTMRKMENIV, encoded by the exons ATGGAGGGAGAGTCTACGAAAG GTGTTTTGAGTCATCTGAGCCTGCTGGAAGTGCAAGCGAGGAACCGAAACGCCAAACCTCCTCAGCAGCAGAATCGACTGAAGGAGCTGAAGGCAACCATGAAGGCACTCGTCATTCAAAGAGACCAACTGAAGGCAAACATAGAAGCTCACACA TGTCTCCAGAAACTGAGGACTTCTATGGACCAAAATAcacatgaagaggaggaggaaatggatGATGGCTCAGAGAACTCACAGCTGTTACGGTTGATGGCTAGACACATACAACTGAAAGACCTTTTGCATGCTCATCACCTCATTG GTGGGTACGACATTATAAAGACTCGTCAAGGCAAAGGAGTGTGCGTCTCACTGGCCACTGCCTACGAGGGCGTCTACTTGGACACCTACAACCTGGAGATAGACCTGACGGCGACGCTGAGGATCAGCCGCCATAACATTCCCCTGTTCATCCCCCTGAACAGCCTCGCTGAACAGAGcaacatgcagacagacattaGGGCTTTTCTGGACGCCCTGAGCCAGCATCTCAATGCCTTTGCCGGTCGCAAGCAACAGTTGAAGCTTGTTAAG GAGCTCCATAAGTCTGTTGAAGTGATGGAGAGCAATGCGTTGTGTTCCATACTGGTGCTGATGTTCACTGTGCCGAGGGAGAAGACTGCTGTTCTCTGCACGCTGGACTACACCGACCACGCCAGATGCCTTCCCACACGGGTCAGCATTGAATGTGAAG ACAAGGAGCTTCCTGGTTCTCCACAATGGAAGAAAAATGTCACCCTGCTGAGGGAGACTCCTGTGCACAAAGCCTTGGTAACCatgaggaagatggagaatATTGTTTAA
- the slc5a6b gene encoding solute carrier family 5 member 6 isoform X1, with product MDPSVQKHFTVVDYVIFAILLAASMSIGVYYAVSGGRQRTTQEFLMADRSMRCLPVSLSLIASFQSAVAIIGVPAEIYTHGTQYWFIGCAYILGLLIPARVFIPVLYRLHLSSAYQYLELRFSKAVRICGTLTFIFQMVIYMGICVYTPAFALNAVTGFKLWAAVLATGLVCTLYTTMGGLKAVIWTDVFQTVVMFTGQLAVIVVGIQQTGGVSEVWSKVWEGSRISGLDLNPDPTERHTFWTLGVGGVFLMLSLYGVNQAQVQRYLSARSEKDAVRSCYMAFPSLQLALALSCVMGLVMFARYCGEDHSDKLGTSSGDAMVLYFVMDMLQGLPGLPGLFVACLFSAALSTISSAFNSLATVTMEDLIKPHFPAMTEARATLLSKALAMSYGLLCLAMAYVTHLMGDSVLQVALKIFGMVGGPLLGLFCLGMFFPWANSTGALAGLGAGLAMAFWVGIGSIVTRSSGSRSLPPDCRAMLLSANATAAVQTALSTAVPAALSRPTGLRRFYSLSYMWYSGLNCFTVVLIGLIISFLTGPMKEEDVTPGTVYPLLGNLLFFLPEHLKQKLCCVTPLGQRPSTQQRQPSQHKQINGLSVPEEDGPSQEERERFLPNSHSALVEHETTV from the exons ATGGACCCATCTGTCCAGAAGCACTTCACTGTTGTCGACTATGTAATATTTGCCATCCTGTTGGCCGCCTCCATGAGCATAGGGGTGTACTACGCGGTTTCGGGTGGCCGTCAGCGCACGACGCAGGAGTTCCTGATGGCGGACAGGAGCATGCGCTGTCTTCCTGTTTCCCTGTCGCTCATCGCCTCATTCCAGTCGGCTGTGGCCATCATAGGAGTTCCGGCAGAAATCTACACCCACGGTACTCAGTACTGGTTCATTGGCTGTGCCTATATTCTGGGCCTCCTCATTCCAGCCCGTGTTTTCATTCCAGTGTTGTACAGACTGCATCTCTCCAGTGCTTACCAG TATCTTGAGCTGCGCTTCAGCAAAGCAGTGCGCATCTGTGGAACTCTGACCTTCATCTTTCAGATG GTTATCTATATGGGAATCTGTGTGTACACTCCTGCCTTTGCACTCAATGCAG TTACAGGATTTAAATTATGGGCAGCAGTCTTGGCCACTGGACTAGTGTGCACATTGTATACAACTATG GGTGGGCTGAAGGCCGTTATCTGGACGGACGTCTTCCAGACTGTGGTGATGTTCACGGGACAGCTGGCTGTCATAGTGGTGGGAATACAGCAGACCGGAGGAGTGTCTGAGGTCTGGAGCAAAGTCTGGGAAGGGAGCCGCATCTCCGGCCTTGA CCTAAACCCAGATCCTACAGAGAGACACACCTTCTGGACCCTGGGGGTGGGCGGAGTCTTCCTCATGCTGTCTCTGTACGGAGTGAACCAGGCCCAGGTGCAGCGATACCTCAGCGCCCGCTCAGAGAAAGACGCCGTCAG GTCTTGCTACATGGCGTTTCCCTCGCTGCAGTTGGCTCTGGCGCTCAGCTGTGTGATGGGACTGGTCATGTTTGCGCGGTACTGTGGCGAGGACCACTCCGACAAGCTGGGCACCTCTTCAGGAGACGCG ATGGTGTTGTACTTTGTGATGGATATGCTGCAAGGTCTTCCTGGACTGCCTGGACtttttgttgcttgtttatTCAGTGCAGCTCTCAG CACCATCTCTTCTGCCTTTAACTCTTTGGCCACGGTGACGATGGAAGACCTCATCAAACCGCACTTCCCCGCCATGACAGAAGCGAGAGCAACGCTGCTATCCAAAGCCTTAG CGATGTCCTATGGGCTGCTGTGCCTGGCCATGGCATATGTAACTCACTTGATGGGTGATTCAGTTTTACAG GTGGCTTTGAAAATCTTTGGAATGGTTGGCGGTCCTCTTCTCGGCCTGTTTTGCCTTGGGATGTTCTTCCCGTGGGCCAACTCCACT ggtgCGCTGGCAGGCCTCGGGGCGGGCCTGGCCATGGCTTTCTGGGTCGGCATCGGGAGCATCGTGACTCGAAGCTCCGGCTCCAGATCCCTGCCTCCGGACtgcagagccatgctgctgtcGGCGAACGCAACTGCTGCCGTTCAGACTGCGCTCAGCACCGCTGTGCCTGCCGCTCTGAG CAGGCCCACGGGGCTGCGAAGATTTTATTCGTTGTCCTACATGTGGTACAGCGGTCTCAACTGCTTCACAGTCGTGCTGATCGGCCTGATAATTAGTTTCCTCACAG GCCCAATGAAAGAAGAGGATGTGACACCAGGAACCGTCTATCCCTTGTTGGGGAATCTGCTGTTTTTTCTACCTGAACACCTCAAACAGAAGCTGTGCTGTGTGACTCCGCTGGGGCAGAGA CCATCAACACAACAAAGGCAGCCTTCACAACACAAGCAAATCAATGGACTGTCCGTCCCAGAAGAGGACGGACCTtcacaggaagagagggagagatttctTCCTAACTCTCACTCAGCTTTGGTGGAGCATGAaacaactgtgtga
- the slc5a6b gene encoding solute carrier family 5 member 6 isoform X2, with amino-acid sequence MDPSVQKHFTVVDYVIFAILLAASMSIGVYYAVSGGRQRTTQEFLMADRSMRCLPVSLSLIASFQSAVAIIGVPAEIYTHGTQYWFIGCAYILGLLIPARVFIPVLYRLHLSSAYQYLELRFSKAVRICGTLTFIFQMVIYMGICVYTPAFALNAVTGFKLWAAVLATGLVCTLYTTMGGLKAVIWTDVFQTVVMFTGQLAVIVVGIQQTGGVSEVWSKVWEGSRISGLDLNPDPTERHTFWTLGVGGVFLMLSLYGVNQAQVQRYLSARSEKDAVRSCYMAFPSLQLALALSCVMGLVMFARYCGEDHSDKLGTSSGDAMVLYFVMDMLQGLPGLPGLFVACLFSAALSTISSAFNSLATVTMEDLIKPHFPAMTEARATLLSKALAMSYGLLCLAMAYVTHLMGDSVLQVALKIFGMVGGPLLGLFCLGMFFPWANSTGALAGLGAGLAMAFWVGIGSIVTRSSGSRSLPPDCRAMLLSANATAAVQTALSTAVPAALRPTGLRRFYSLSYMWYSGLNCFTVVLIGLIISFLTGPMKEEDVTPGTVYPLLGNLLFFLPEHLKQKLCCVTPLGQRPSTQQRQPSQHKQINGLSVPEEDGPSQEERERFLPNSHSALVEHETTV; translated from the exons ATGGACCCATCTGTCCAGAAGCACTTCACTGTTGTCGACTATGTAATATTTGCCATCCTGTTGGCCGCCTCCATGAGCATAGGGGTGTACTACGCGGTTTCGGGTGGCCGTCAGCGCACGACGCAGGAGTTCCTGATGGCGGACAGGAGCATGCGCTGTCTTCCTGTTTCCCTGTCGCTCATCGCCTCATTCCAGTCGGCTGTGGCCATCATAGGAGTTCCGGCAGAAATCTACACCCACGGTACTCAGTACTGGTTCATTGGCTGTGCCTATATTCTGGGCCTCCTCATTCCAGCCCGTGTTTTCATTCCAGTGTTGTACAGACTGCATCTCTCCAGTGCTTACCAG TATCTTGAGCTGCGCTTCAGCAAAGCAGTGCGCATCTGTGGAACTCTGACCTTCATCTTTCAGATG GTTATCTATATGGGAATCTGTGTGTACACTCCTGCCTTTGCACTCAATGCAG TTACAGGATTTAAATTATGGGCAGCAGTCTTGGCCACTGGACTAGTGTGCACATTGTATACAACTATG GGTGGGCTGAAGGCCGTTATCTGGACGGACGTCTTCCAGACTGTGGTGATGTTCACGGGACAGCTGGCTGTCATAGTGGTGGGAATACAGCAGACCGGAGGAGTGTCTGAGGTCTGGAGCAAAGTCTGGGAAGGGAGCCGCATCTCCGGCCTTGA CCTAAACCCAGATCCTACAGAGAGACACACCTTCTGGACCCTGGGGGTGGGCGGAGTCTTCCTCATGCTGTCTCTGTACGGAGTGAACCAGGCCCAGGTGCAGCGATACCTCAGCGCCCGCTCAGAGAAAGACGCCGTCAG GTCTTGCTACATGGCGTTTCCCTCGCTGCAGTTGGCTCTGGCGCTCAGCTGTGTGATGGGACTGGTCATGTTTGCGCGGTACTGTGGCGAGGACCACTCCGACAAGCTGGGCACCTCTTCAGGAGACGCG ATGGTGTTGTACTTTGTGATGGATATGCTGCAAGGTCTTCCTGGACTGCCTGGACtttttgttgcttgtttatTCAGTGCAGCTCTCAG CACCATCTCTTCTGCCTTTAACTCTTTGGCCACGGTGACGATGGAAGACCTCATCAAACCGCACTTCCCCGCCATGACAGAAGCGAGAGCAACGCTGCTATCCAAAGCCTTAG CGATGTCCTATGGGCTGCTGTGCCTGGCCATGGCATATGTAACTCACTTGATGGGTGATTCAGTTTTACAG GTGGCTTTGAAAATCTTTGGAATGGTTGGCGGTCCTCTTCTCGGCCTGTTTTGCCTTGGGATGTTCTTCCCGTGGGCCAACTCCACT ggtgCGCTGGCAGGCCTCGGGGCGGGCCTGGCCATGGCTTTCTGGGTCGGCATCGGGAGCATCGTGACTCGAAGCTCCGGCTCCAGATCCCTGCCTCCGGACtgcagagccatgctgctgtcGGCGAACGCAACTGCTGCCGTTCAGACTGCGCTCAGCACCGCTGTGCCTGCCGCTCTGAG GCCCACGGGGCTGCGAAGATTTTATTCGTTGTCCTACATGTGGTACAGCGGTCTCAACTGCTTCACAGTCGTGCTGATCGGCCTGATAATTAGTTTCCTCACAG GCCCAATGAAAGAAGAGGATGTGACACCAGGAACCGTCTATCCCTTGTTGGGGAATCTGCTGTTTTTTCTACCTGAACACCTCAAACAGAAGCTGTGCTGTGTGACTCCGCTGGGGCAGAGA CCATCAACACAACAAAGGCAGCCTTCACAACACAAGCAAATCAATGGACTGTCCGTCCCAGAAGAGGACGGACCTtcacaggaagagagggagagatttctTCCTAACTCTCACTCAGCTTTGGTGGAGCATGAaacaactgtgtga